The DNA sequence NNNNNNNNNNNNNNNNNNNNNNNNNNNNNNNNNNNNNNNNNNNNNNNNNNNNNNNNNNNNNNNNNNNNNNNNNNNNNNNNNNNNNNNNNNNNNNNNNNNNNNNNNNNNNNNNNNNNNNNNNNNNNNNNNNNNNNNNNNNNNCTCCTCTCCAAACAGAACCCTGTTTATCTCCTTGATGTCGCTCTATAAAAATCATGCAAATATAGATAATGATATCATtcaaaaaatgtgaaatttagACAAACTACTAGCTAAATGGCAGCGCAAATATCTGGTTGCTTACATCGAAGGAGGCCTCTAGAATATTCTTGCTGAATCCTTGCAAGTAGGATTGTTGTGCTTCTGTGCTAGATAGGAAAAAGTCCTACAAGGACAAACATTTAACGTCACATNTAGAGAGCAATTGCaagttagaataaaaaaaagtaagttgGGAATAAAAAAAGGCAGTACTTGAAATCTGTGAGGGTTGTTAACGGGTACGGCGAGTTTGATTATTCTGAGATTCTCGTTGTCGTCAGGGTTAACCAAAAAGAAAGTGGTTCCTGCAGGGATTTTCTGAGCATGGCCTTGCTCAAGAATGTTGGAGTCTCTGCCGTCAGGGTTNACCAAGGTGAGTACCGCTCTCCCTGTAAACAANTTGATTGTCATCATTCGTAGCTAGTGACGATATTGAGTCAGTATGAATTAGTTTTATTACTTACCATTAAGGACAACTAGGAGGAAATCGGCATCAGCATGGTGAGGAAGAAGGAGGGTGTTGGGTTTGGACATGAACTCTACAACACGGTAGTTTTCAAGATTCTGCATTTGTTTGGAGCGTTGGTCGAACCTCTGGAGGACCCGAAGGTGACCGAATTGGTTTCTGAATAGANTGTNGAACCACCTGTCAGAGTTGAAGTAGAAAGGGTTATTTTTTCCTCTTGAAACGGACACTTCTGCGCCATCAATGTTCTCCCGGTGTACGATGCCGAAGGAGACAGAAAGTGATGCCAGGAAAAGAATTCCCAGCAACAGCAGCAGTGGAATCCTTGCTCTCATCATAGTGAAGTAGTAGTAGTGAATATGAGGTGATGGATGAGGAAAACACGGAGCGAatatgggtatttatagtgaggGCTCTTGATAACACGTATAGACATTTGGCCTCGGGATTGCATGCAGATTGACGTGTGTTGAATTGAAAATAAGTGAGGTGGCGGAAGAGATAGAGGGTGTTTGTGACGCTGCATTGGCTGTGGACGCAGAACCAAGCTATGTGTTGGTGCGTGGGTTAAGATAGTGAGCGATTTGAAGTGCATGTTGAGCACGTGTTGCTGTGCATGGCATTTTGACATACATGGACGCGGCGATCGTGATCTTCCAACTCTGTTGTCCTTTTTTTCTGTCttctttgtctttttcttgCCCAAGCATCTGCATGATCCAAGAGACTTCAGAGTCCTATAACACTGCACAGTAATTGTAATTATGGACTCACATTTTATCAAAAAgcatcaagaaaaataaaaatcactaaAATCATAATTACGGCTGCCAAGAAAAATAAGGAATTGTCCAGTACGGTTTATTATGTTTAAACTACATAATAAGACGCAATGGAAAATGTTTCACTTACACCCTTCAATATTATGTActtttatacatataataaaataataatattgttactttcttataataaaattcatttcaaattattttatattttaaaaaatatatcaagtcATGGATGTTTACCATAAATCCTCACAGAACGTCAATAACTACTAGGGCTGTTCAGGACGAGGCCtagtttattttgaaaacaataaattttgggtgttgctccctacacctatCTAAGTGGGACTTGTACctcccattaatttaatttatttcaaaaatattctacactttctcattattttctttattccaaaaataccctacacctctccactatccttaagaatctttctctttctctctcttcattaATGGACCATTCACGtgattcagatttgaatttgtaacatactgcaaaatataaaattctaaggaaacttcaatattagtacttctaccatttccattttataaaattaaaagttagatgcaaatacaaaataataagcataataatattaatagtaaataatgatatattattattattattattatatactaactttataatgacgaaagaactaaataaattctaaatctttaataaataactttttttttatattttaagtatttaataatatttttatattatttatctaataaattaaatattttattcaagttatttgagtcaaacatgtcggtgagttaaaacataatataatgttaaaaattatagatattatatgtaaaaaaagatacatgtatataaacatttttgtagaaattgagaacaaaattttcccatttattaagtaatttgaaaagaaaaaatatattcaacaacgaaaataacattgaatcaaacttatttaagaaaatatatctaacatcaaatttaagtcatgtaaatgctccatgagccatgtaaatgctccactaatgtagagagaaagagaaagattgttattTATAGTGGGgaagtgtagggtatttttggaataaaagaaaatagtggggaggtgtagaatatttttgaaataaattaaattaatgggaggtacaggtcccacttagagaggtgtagggagcaacaccctaaattttaatctattagttgtttgaagtatataaaaaataaccttcaatttttttgtaaagTTTCAATATTTGGAGTCAATTGGATCTTCtgatataaaagataaagacTTTACTAAATTACATAGTTTCATTATTGATGAAAATAGGAGTGAGAGAACGACGGTTTGATTATCTCATATCTACTTTTaaagtaaacttttatttaatttacatattcATGTCTAATGGGATGAGATTAGATAATGGATATACTGATGTTcgtacttatatttttaatacttcaaatattaattaaataattcttttaaaaaaaacctaTCATTTGTTCAATATTAAATGTTACAAggttacatatatatttttttcaatattaaatattaaaaaatatataatat is a window from the Vigna radiata var. radiata cultivar VC1973A unplaced genomic scaffold, Vradiata_ver6 scaffold_374, whole genome shotgun sequence genome containing:
- the LOC106780180 gene encoding beta-conglycinin, beta chain-like — its product is MMRARIPLLLLLGILFLASLSVSFGIVHRENIDGAEVSVSRGKNNPFYFNSDRWFXXLFRNQFGHLRVLQRFDQRSKQMQNLENYRVVEFMSKPNTLLLPHHADADFLLVVLNGRAVLTLVNPDGRDSNILEQGHAQKIPAGTTFFLVNPDDNENLRIIKLAVPVNNPHRFQDFFLSSTEAQQSYLQGFSKNILEASFDSDIKEINRVLFGEEISSVDMKEGSLLLPHYNSKAIVILVINEGEANIELVGLREEQQQQQQQDERLEVQRYRAEVSEDDVFVIPAAYPVAINATSNLNFFAFGINAENNQRNFLAGEKDNVISEIPTEVLDLAFPAPGEKVEKLIEKQSTSHFVDAQPEEQQKEEDRNGKKGPLSSILDTLY